One Xyrauchen texanus isolate HMW12.3.18 chromosome 2, RBS_HiC_50CHRs, whole genome shotgun sequence genomic window carries:
- the LOC127656070 gene encoding histone H1-like, which produces MAETAPAAAATPAKAPKKISAAKPKKTGPSVGELIIKTVSASKERSGVSLAALKKALAAGGYDVEKNNSRVKIAIKSLVTEGTLVQTKGTGASGSFKLNKKQAESEKKPAKKAAPKVKKAAVKKPAAAKKPKSAATKKPAAKKSPKKVKKPAAAKKATKSPKKAKKPATPKKAAKSPKKAKTVKPKAAKPKAAKPKKAAPKKK; this is translated from the coding sequence ATGGCAGAAACCGCTCCAGCTGCAGCCGCCACGCCGGCCAAAGCGCCCAAGAAGATATCTGCTGCTAAACCCAAGAAAACGGGCCCAAGCGTCGGTGAACTCATCATCAAAACTGTGTCCGCTTCCAAGGAGAGGAGCGGCGTGTCTCTCGCCGCCCTGAAGAAAGCTCTCGCCGCCGGTGGATACGATGTGGAGAAGAACAACTCCCGCGTCAAGATCGCCATCAAGAGTCTGGTGACTGAAGGGACTCTGGTCCAGACCAAAGGGACCGGCGCCTCCGGATCATTCAAGCTCAACAAGAAACAAGCCGAGAGCGAGAAGAAACCCGCCAAGAAAGCCGCTCCTAAAGTCAAGAAGGCCGCAGTCAAGAAACCCGCCGCCGCCAAGAAGCCCAAGAGTGCCGCGACTAAGAAACCTGCCGCCAAGAAATCCCCCAAGAAGGTGAAGAAACCCGCAGCCGCTAAAAAGGCAACGAAGAGCCCCAAGAAGGCAAAGAAACCAGCAACCCCCAAGAAAGCCGCCAAGAGCCCCAAGAAGGCCAAGACTGTCAAACCCAAAGCGGCAAAGCCGAAAGCAGCCAAACCTAAAAAGGCCGCGCCTAAAAAGAAGTAG